In Flavobacterium sp. N1736, the following are encoded in one genomic region:
- a CDS encoding sterol desaturase family protein, with product MAIVQKEKLTRDLSISLLIYSLPVVAIFLYFKLTNGVVAESHITLPAFLQFAQPAFQHIRTWGLIVFMLVLGAIEFAAGLYDDEWTGEERKIDIVCFLAPKLLLPPVIAFFSLTALPYLIPNLANTLSWVPFWGGFFLIAIADDLTQYWYHRLHHQVPFLWRFHRTHHSAPYMGMAMASRQNFIYTVLFSQIYLTATLTYLGLGLPALFVLVIKSFITLGAHSSIAWDKPFYKYKVLHPIAWVLERLISTPATHHAHHADTSGDGVGHFKGNFGNMFFIWDVIFGTGLITRKFPKSYGMKSYKQEEWYAQFLWPIFKSKKEGSALAEGVLSVPLKPKAEPVVAASPVYYDEPAQV from the coding sequence ATGGCAATAGTTCAAAAAGAAAAACTAACAAGAGATTTAAGCATCAGTCTTTTAATATACAGTTTGCCTGTAGTGGCAATTTTCCTTTATTTTAAACTAACAAATGGTGTTGTAGCAGAATCACATATCACATTACCAGCATTTTTACAATTTGCACAACCTGCATTTCAACACATTAGAACCTGGGGATTAATCGTTTTCATGCTTGTTTTAGGAGCAATCGAATTTGCCGCAGGTTTATACGATGACGAATGGACGGGCGAAGAACGTAAAATTGATATCGTTTGTTTCTTAGCTCCAAAATTGCTTTTACCGCCTGTAATTGCATTTTTCAGTTTAACTGCATTACCTTATTTAATTCCAAATTTAGCCAATACACTTTCATGGGTTCCGTTTTGGGGAGGTTTTTTCCTAATCGCCATTGCCGATGATTTAACGCAATATTGGTACCACCGTTTACACCACCAAGTTCCGTTTTTATGGCGTTTTCACAGAACACACCACTCCGCTCCATACATGGGAATGGCGATGGCTTCGAGACAAAACTTTATCTATACTGTGTTATTTTCTCAAATATATTTAACAGCAACTTTAACGTATTTAGGTTTAGGTTTACCGGCACTTTTTGTTTTGGTTATTAAAAGTTTCATCACTTTAGGAGCGCACTCAAGCATTGCATGGGACAAACCTTTTTACAAATACAAAGTTTTACATCCAATTGCATGGGTTTTAGAACGTTTAATCTCAACTCCGGCAACGCATCACGCGCATCATGCTGATACAAGCGGTGACGGTGTTGGACATTTTAAAGGCAACTTCGGAAATATGTTTTTCATCTGGGATGTGATTTTCGGAACGGGTTTAATTACACGTAAATTCCCAAAATCATACGGAATGAAATCATACAAACAAGAAGAATGGTACGCACAATTTTTGTGGCCAATATTCAAATCTAAAAAAGAAGGAAGTGCTTTGGCAGAAGGCGTTTTATCAGTTCCGTTAAAACCAAAAGCAGAACCTGTTGTTGCAGCAAGTCCGGTTTATTACGACGAACCGGCTCAGGTATAA
- a CDS encoding thioredoxin domain-containing protein, protein MKNKILKTSITTLILLFTIVGFSQGNSANILLDAFYAKIKSQKNPQIIDARGADEFALNHIEGAVNFNLKSEDYEKQVAALNSSQPVFIYSIAAYRSGLLSTDLAKRGFSEVYILEGGIASWIGGGKPFYTNLKSKLTLPEYKKIVADNQYVLVDIGSKYCATCKTVKPILEDLRTKYGEKLKIVQIELEESPQVIADLKTVKVFPTLILYQNGKIIFKKDGLGNLKTAVDVALASK, encoded by the coding sequence ATGAAAAATAAAATACTCAAAACCAGTATTACAACGCTGATATTGCTCTTTACAATTGTAGGTTTTTCGCAAGGAAACAGTGCCAATATATTGTTGGATGCTTTTTATGCTAAAATTAAAAGTCAAAAAAATCCACAGATAATTGATGCCAGAGGCGCAGATGAATTTGCTTTAAATCATATTGAAGGCGCCGTAAATTTCAATCTTAAATCTGAAGATTACGAAAAACAAGTTGCCGCCTTAAATTCGTCGCAACCCGTATTTATTTATTCTATTGCGGCATATCGAAGCGGTCTTTTATCAACTGATTTAGCAAAAAGAGGTTTCTCTGAAGTTTATATTTTAGAAGGCGGAATTGCAAGCTGGATTGGCGGTGGAAAACCTTTTTATACCAATTTAAAAAGCAAATTAACGCTTCCTGAATACAAAAAAATTGTCGCAGATAATCAATATGTTTTGGTAGATATTGGATCAAAATATTGCGCTACCTGCAAAACCGTAAAACCAATTTTAGAAGACCTGAGAACAAAATACGGCGAGAAATTAAAAATCGTTCAAATCGAGTTAGAAGAAAGTCCGCAGGTTATTGCTGATTTAAAAACAGTAAAGGTCTTCCCTACTTTGATTTTATATCAAAACGGAAAAATTATTTTCAAAAAAGATGGCTTAGGAAATCTTAAAACTGCTGTAGATGTGGCTT